Below is a genomic region from Dioscorea cayenensis subsp. rotundata cultivar TDr96_F1 chromosome 14, TDr96_F1_v2_PseudoChromosome.rev07_lg8_w22 25.fasta, whole genome shotgun sequence.
TTtgacccttcttcttcttcttcttctccatcatcatcatcatctctctctttctctctatctctctatatatacacTCATTCATTCACTCTTTCATtcatttatacatatacattatcAATGGCTGTGCAACAACAACAAGTACATCAACAACATGTTGATCAGTTAGTATATCATCAGTTACTCAAGACCTCAACGTTCAGCTCGCCGGAGAGTGGCCTGAGTTACAATGCTTCAGCTCCTCGGAAACGTAGCCGTCCTATTACTCCCATCTCCCCTTCTTTACCGGAGCTtcccaccacctccaccagtgACCAAGATCTCTTCTCTCATCTCTACCAACACACTCTAGACGTTGACACTCTCATCCATTTCCaggtatttatatattcacacaAACATATGCATCTATATGTATCATTAACATAcatcttgttcttgttattaaTTTTGGGTACTTTAGAATGAAAGGTTGAGATTGTATGTAGAGGAGTTGCAAAGAAGGCATTATAGAGCAGTGTTAATAGCAGTGGAGCAGGAGGTGACAAgaagattaaaagaaaaggaaacagaGCTTGAAGATGTGAAGAATAAGAACTTAGATCTTGAACAGAAGTTACGGCAACTCGCCGGTGAAAACCAGGTCTGGTTCAACGTGGCAAAGAACAACGAGGCTGTTGTTTCTGGTCTACGTTTGAGTTTAGAGCAAGCTCTTCTTCGTAACGCCGGCGCCGGAGCCGGAGGTCCGGCGGTTGAAGGGTTTGGAGAGGGTGGTGGTGTtgggaatgatgatgatgatgatgatgatgatgatgctcaGTCTTGCTGCGGTGGAGGTGGCGGCGCCGCCGCCGGAGGAAGGTGGCGAGGAGGGTGTAAGGCTTGTGGGAAGAGAGAAGCTTGCTTTGTGGTGTTACCCTGTAGGCATCTTTGCTTATGTGATTCCTGCGAATCAAAGGTGGACACGTGTCCCGTTTGCATGTCTAAGTTAAGTAGTTGCTTGCATGTGTTTTTGTCTTGATTTAAATTGTTAATCACTTTGGTTAGTGAAtgcttaattaaattttaaacctttttttttctaaaaatttgcgatgaatgatataatttttttttctcgtggattatttaaattttaaagtatgattttttatttttatttttttggtttgttaGCAAGTTATtgattcatttaaaaataaagtatataaTAATACAACCAATATTGTTATATTAATCAAGTAATGATGTTTAATGGGTTGTTTTGATTAGtgagttattattaattttaaaaattagttttaaaattttatgatgagtaatattaaaatttgagattactttgtttgtttgtttgtgatgtttcgaatttttatttttttaaatggataaaatGAGATTACCAGTCAAtatagtttatttaaaaaataaaataaattaatgcaagCAACATTAATATCCAAATCAAATAATGtacacacatcatcaccaaatAATTAAGTGCAAAACAAAACCAACTTATAATTGACTTCTAaactttatattaatataatgatatttaagcTAATGCAacatattaaagaaataaattaagattCTCAAGATGATAGCACTggcttaaaatataaataaataaaatatatttcataattaatgACTCACATTCACTTGACcaaatattttattaggtttGATTCAGCCAACTCAACCAAACTGAATATACtccattgaatatttttttttaatcgcaTTAATTGAATGTTTGACTGAGTATAAAACTAAGTTTGACTGAATATAGTTACCGCATCACTTTCAATCCGTATTAATCCAtttgtattgtattaaattcTGATATGtttgtgtataaatatatatttgttgatgaattctaatatatatatataaactgaaATTCAAGAAATATGAAGAACAAAGTAGTTGATTAATTAAGCATGGATATGAATAAGTAGaacttttaaacaaaataattaataatttcccATCTCGAGGTAATTAGTTAACTGCGAGATGccaaaataatctttaatagtAGTTCTATGAAATCATCAAATTTCTCCAGAGTTTTATCCAATGAAAATCCcactatatatatacctatgcgaataattaattaattaattttagatTATTTCAACCTATTATCTATAACTTTAAAGgtgaaaaaaatatctttttgagaaaaattttaaaaaaaaattctattgaaGGGTTATTATTATAGTTGGATaacaaaatatagttaaaaaatatttaaagagtgaaaaaaataaaaaaagacgtTTTTATGatcttaaaataatataaaatcattaaaaaaaaaccaacaaatctAACGaaggtaaaaaaaacaaaaacaaaaaaataaaacattgtgttttagattttttaaaatattatatcaatAGAGATTtaacatattttctttttaaaagtttttatgaaaatacctttaatttctattttttttaacaaagtcatggtttatccatttttatataaaaaaatgcccTTAAATTGTTATTGTCTCATGTTTAATCTATTTATCCTCCTCTTTCCTACTTTACTCCTTGTAGGATATCTAATTATCTTTATGGTTGGATTATATCTTAATCGTATTATTTATgtctgattatttttttttatccaagtcattatcttatatttatatatttagtatatttcaatttattacgttttattttttttaaaaaaaatctcttcatCATACTTTTTCAAacaatatcaatttaaaatttttttttttttacaattccTACAAAACCACTCTGAACAcgttttttttagttattttttttaaacatgaaaaAGAGTCagatttttaatctttaaatgTCATACTGGATTATTACAGCAGTGAGAACTTTTCATTTACTCTAATaaccgaaaaaaaaaatcaagttttattgcaacacacaaaataaagaaaagaaaaatagtatcATGATTATGAGTGGAAAAAGTATATGAACACTAACTCCCTCCAAACTTTTGATGGGGCAAACATATTCaactttttgttgtttagttaaAGGGAGCAGAGTGTGGTGGTGGATGTGAAGCTCATCCAATCCCCTTCAATCTTCTTATTCTCATTTGATAAATGTTCATCACCATCCATCACCACTAGcccaataaaagaaaatgactCCCATCCCTCCTCTTCCCATCAAAACTCCATCTTCCcatttatgataatatatatgcatTCATGTCATCACCATTATATACTGTTTGCTGtcttttatcttcttttatttatttaacttcaaGTGCTTTTTCATCAACACATGCACCATGACTGGTTTGCCATTTTTGTACTATGGTTTGCATGTGGTACTTGGCATTGATCACTTAACAGTGTCTGCTTTAAAAGAGGGATACATCATGcatgtgtttctttttctttccatttttaaCTAATACTGtttcattattattactttataCCAGAGATAAACAGTTCAGAAGTTGAAATTAGTATCTTGTAACTAAG
It encodes:
- the LOC120275849 gene encoding probable BOI-related E3 ubiquitin-protein ligase 3 is translated as MAVQQQQVHQQHVDQLVYHQLLKTSTFSSPESGLSYNASAPRKRSRPITPISPSLPELPTTSTSDQDLFSHLYQHTLDVDTLIHFQNERLRLYVEELQRRHYRAVLIAVEQEVTRRLKEKETELEDVKNKNLDLEQKLRQLAGENQVWFNVAKNNEAVVSGLRLSLEQALLRNAGAGAGGPAVEGFGEGGGVGNDDDDDDDDDAQSCCGGGGGAAAGGRWRGGCKACGKREACFVVLPCRHLCLCDSCESKVDTCPVCMSKLSSCLHVFLS